One window from the genome of bacterium encodes:
- a CDS encoding YjbQ family protein: MVKNLKICASGPGLCEFTSAVEEVVSEAGVDTGLCTIFIAHTSASLTIQENADSSARRDLETWLRRLVPEDDPLYTHTQEGNDDMPSHIKAALTSTSVSIPIVGGRLGLGTWQGIFLWEHRRRSTARTVLVHVSA; the protein is encoded by the coding sequence ATGGTCAAGAACTTGAAAATCTGCGCATCTGGACCCGGGTTGTGCGAGTTCACTTCTGCTGTGGAAGAAGTCGTTTCGGAGGCCGGGGTTGATACGGGTCTGTGCACGATCTTCATTGCACACACTTCGGCCAGCCTGACGATCCAGGAAAACGCAGACTCATCCGCGCGTCGCGATCTCGAAACCTGGCTTCGGCGCCTCGTGCCTGAAGACGACCCGCTCTACACGCATACCCAAGAGGGGAACGATGACATGCCCTCGCACATCAAGGCCGCGCTTACCTCGACGTCTGTTTCGATCCCGATCGTAGGGGGACGACTCGGGCTGGGCACCTGGCAGGGCATCTTCTTATGGGAACACCGGCGACGATCGACCGCGCGGACCGTGTTGGTCCACGTCTCCGCTTGA